The Primulina huaijiensis isolate GDHJ02 chromosome 17, ASM1229523v2, whole genome shotgun sequence genome window below encodes:
- the LOC140962375 gene encoding uncharacterized protein, with amino-acid sequence MCIAVFIWKSHPLYPFLLLLNRDEYHDRPTTPLGWWDDGEILGGRDEQAGGTWLACSRDGKLVFLTNVREIRTNSLAKSRGDLPVRYLKGKKSPKEFAEELAGETDLYGGFNLIVADLCSMSMIYITNRPKDCGLSIVEVSSGIHVLSNAKLDTPWPKAQRLLCSFEDAVIKYGDSEISIEEISEKLMNDTTKDEESKLPHIYPPEFEYHLSAIFIHVDTPLGRYGTRSTSSVVLKTSGEVSFYEKYLHEDMWKKHTFNYHIEI; translated from the exons ATGTGCATAGCGGTGTTCATCTGGAAATCTCACCCGCTCTACCCATTCCTCCTTTTGCTCAATCGAGACGAATATCACGATCG CCCTACGACGCCCTTGGGGTGGTGGGATGACGGCGAAATACTTGGAGGGAGAGATGAGCAAGCAGGTGGGACCTGGTTGGCTTGTTCAAGAGATGGGAAACTTGTGTTTCTCACTAATGTGAGGGAAATACGGACGAATTCACTTGCCAAAAGTAGAGGTGATCTACCTGTTCGCTACTTGAAg GGTAAAAAGAGTCCCAAAGAATTTGCCGAGGAACTTGCAGGTGAAACGGATTTGTATGGTGGGTTTAATCTGATAGTGGCTGATCTTTGCTCTATGAGTATGATTTACATAACCAACAGGCCAAAAGATTGTGGTCTATCTATCGTTGAGGTTTCTTCTGGCATTCACGTTCTGTCAAATGCAAAATTAGACACGCCATGGCCTAAG GCTCAGAGATTGCTATGTTCTTTTGAGGACGCTGTAATCAAATACGGTGACTCTGAGATTTCGATCGAGGAGATAAGCGAAAAACTAATGAATGACACAACTAAGGATGAAGAAAGCAAACTACCTCATATTTATCCTCCAGAGTTTGAATACCATTTAAGTGCCATTTTCATCCATGTTGATACACCTCTG GGGCGATACGGGACGAGAAGCACCTCTTCTGTAGTTCTGAAAACAAGTGGTGAAGTAAGTTTTTATGAGAAATATTTACATGAAGATATGTGGAAGAAGCATACATTTAACTACCATATTGAGATATAG
- the LOC140962745 gene encoding CBS domain-containing protein CBSCBSPB3-like isoform X2 — translation MSGQMGPPPPRRSSTVQRRNSSTVRKSSAPPSENGAAAANGFHAKPTSPTQSSVGERTVKKLRLSKALTIPEGTTVSDACRRMAARRVDAVLLTDANALLSGIVTDKDIATRVIAEELRPEQTIISKVMTRNPIFVNSDSLAIEALQKMVQGKFRHLPVVENGEVIALLDITKCLYDAISRMEKAAEQGSAIAAAVEGVERQFGSNFSAPSAFVETLRERMFKPSLSAIISDNSRVAIISPSDPVYVAAKMMRELRVNSVVVMTGNKIQGILTSKDILMRVVAQNLSPELTLVEKVMTQNPECVTLESTILEALHIMHDGKFLHLPVLDKDGGIAACMDVLQITQAAISMVESSSDVANDVANTVMQKFWDSALNLEPPDDYDTHSEMSMSQYMALEGTEHTKATYPSLGFGSSFSFKFVDHKGRVHRFNFGFENLSELVSAVLQRLGASNDQIFSQLLYEDDEGDKVLLMTDSDLVSAVSHARSVGLKVLRLHLDYYDASQVTRKVSSESETAQRIGLISLTTGIFAGAVVLTSIGVLVYLKRTKI, via the exons ATGAGTGGTCAGATGGGTCCTCCGCCGCCCAGACGCAGCAGTACGGTTCAAAGACGCAATTCATCAACCGTCAGGAAGTCGTCGGCTCCACCTTCCGAGAACGGAGCCGCTGCTGCTAATGGGTTTCACGCCAAGCCTACTTCCCCTACTCAATC CTCTGTTGGGGAAAGGACAGTGAAGAAACTAAGGCTCTCTAAGGCACTTACAATTCCTGAAGGGACCACTGTGTCAGATGCCTGTAGGAGGATGGCAGCCCGGCGCGTTGATGCTGTCTTGCTAACTGATGCTAATGCTCTGCTTTCAGGAATTGTAACTGATAAG GACATTGCAACCAGAGTCATAGCTGAGGAGTTGAGGCCAGAGCAAACAATAATTTCGAAAGTGATGACAAGGAACCCAATATTTGTGAATTCAGATTCATTGGCTATTGAGGCTCTTCAGAAGATGGTTCAAG GTAAATTCCGGCACCTCCCTGTTGTTGAGAATGGAGAAGTTATAGCTCTTTTAGACATCACAAAATGTCTTTATGATGCCATATCGAGAATGGAGAAGGCTGCAGAGCAGGGAAGTGCCATTGCAGCTGCAGTTGAAGGAGTTGAACGTCAGTTCGGGAGCAATTTCTCTG CACCATCAGCTTTTGTAGAAACTCTTAGGGAACGCATGTTCAAGCCTTCTTTATCAGCTATCATTTCCGATAATTCTAG GGTTGCAATAATATCTCCATCAGATCCTGTTTATGTTGCTGCTAAAATGATGCGTGAGTTACGAGTCAATTCGGTGGTTGTCATGACAGGAAATAAGATTCAGGGGATATTAAC TTCAAAGGATATACTCATGCGAGTTGTGGCCCAAAATCTCTCTCCCGAGTTGACTTTAGTGGAAAAG GTAATGACACAGAACCCAGAATGTGTAACACTGGAGTCAACAATCCTTGAAGCATTGCACATAATGCATGATGGGAAATTTTTACATTTGCCTGTTCTGGATAAAG ACGGAGGTATTGCTGCCTGCATGGATGTTTTGCAGATAACTCAGGCAGCAATTTCTATG GTTGAAAGTAGCTCTGATGTTGCCAATGATGTAGCAAATACAGTGATGCAAAAGTTCTGGGATTCAGCACTAAATCTAGAACCCCCAGATGATTATGACACTCACAG TGAGATGTCAATGTCCCAATACATGGCATTAGAAGGAACCGAACACACAAAGGCTACATACCCATCTCTCGGCTTTGGGagttcattttctttcaaatttgtGGACCATAAAGGACGTGTGCATCGATTTAATTTTG GCTTTGAGAATTTATCTGAGCTTGTTTCTGCTGTTTTGCAAAGGCTGGGTGCATCAAACGATcagattttctctcaacttttg TATGAAGATGACGAAGGAGATAAAGTCCTGCTCATGACAGACTCAGATCTTGTCAGTGCTGTTAGCCATGCAAGATCAGTGGGACTAAAG GTTTTAAGATTACATCTGGATTACTATGATGCAAGTCAAGTAACGAGGAAGGTGTCGTCTGAGTCAGAGACCGCACAGAGAATTGGATTGATCTCTCTCACCACTGGGATATTCGCAGGGGCAGTTGTTTTAACAAGCATAGGAGTTTTGGTCTATCTGAAACGTACTAAGATATGA
- the LOC140962745 gene encoding CBS domain-containing protein CBSCBSPB3-like isoform X1: protein MSGQMGPPPPRRSSTVQRRNSSTVRKSSAPPSENGAAAANGFHAKPTSPTQSSSVGERTVKKLRLSKALTIPEGTTVSDACRRMAARRVDAVLLTDANALLSGIVTDKDIATRVIAEELRPEQTIISKVMTRNPIFVNSDSLAIEALQKMVQGKFRHLPVVENGEVIALLDITKCLYDAISRMEKAAEQGSAIAAAVEGVERQFGSNFSAPSAFVETLRERMFKPSLSAIISDNSRVAIISPSDPVYVAAKMMRELRVNSVVVMTGNKIQGILTSKDILMRVVAQNLSPELTLVEKVMTQNPECVTLESTILEALHIMHDGKFLHLPVLDKDGGIAACMDVLQITQAAISMVESSSDVANDVANTVMQKFWDSALNLEPPDDYDTHSEMSMSQYMALEGTEHTKATYPSLGFGSSFSFKFVDHKGRVHRFNFGFENLSELVSAVLQRLGASNDQIFSQLLYEDDEGDKVLLMTDSDLVSAVSHARSVGLKVLRLHLDYYDASQVTRKVSSESETAQRIGLISLTTGIFAGAVVLTSIGVLVYLKRTKI from the exons ATGAGTGGTCAGATGGGTCCTCCGCCGCCCAGACGCAGCAGTACGGTTCAAAGACGCAATTCATCAACCGTCAGGAAGTCGTCGGCTCCACCTTCCGAGAACGGAGCCGCTGCTGCTAATGGGTTTCACGCCAAGCCTACTTCCCCTACTCAATC TAGCTCTGTTGGGGAAAGGACAGTGAAGAAACTAAGGCTCTCTAAGGCACTTACAATTCCTGAAGGGACCACTGTGTCAGATGCCTGTAGGAGGATGGCAGCCCGGCGCGTTGATGCTGTCTTGCTAACTGATGCTAATGCTCTGCTTTCAGGAATTGTAACTGATAAG GACATTGCAACCAGAGTCATAGCTGAGGAGTTGAGGCCAGAGCAAACAATAATTTCGAAAGTGATGACAAGGAACCCAATATTTGTGAATTCAGATTCATTGGCTATTGAGGCTCTTCAGAAGATGGTTCAAG GTAAATTCCGGCACCTCCCTGTTGTTGAGAATGGAGAAGTTATAGCTCTTTTAGACATCACAAAATGTCTTTATGATGCCATATCGAGAATGGAGAAGGCTGCAGAGCAGGGAAGTGCCATTGCAGCTGCAGTTGAAGGAGTTGAACGTCAGTTCGGGAGCAATTTCTCTG CACCATCAGCTTTTGTAGAAACTCTTAGGGAACGCATGTTCAAGCCTTCTTTATCAGCTATCATTTCCGATAATTCTAG GGTTGCAATAATATCTCCATCAGATCCTGTTTATGTTGCTGCTAAAATGATGCGTGAGTTACGAGTCAATTCGGTGGTTGTCATGACAGGAAATAAGATTCAGGGGATATTAAC TTCAAAGGATATACTCATGCGAGTTGTGGCCCAAAATCTCTCTCCCGAGTTGACTTTAGTGGAAAAG GTAATGACACAGAACCCAGAATGTGTAACACTGGAGTCAACAATCCTTGAAGCATTGCACATAATGCATGATGGGAAATTTTTACATTTGCCTGTTCTGGATAAAG ACGGAGGTATTGCTGCCTGCATGGATGTTTTGCAGATAACTCAGGCAGCAATTTCTATG GTTGAAAGTAGCTCTGATGTTGCCAATGATGTAGCAAATACAGTGATGCAAAAGTTCTGGGATTCAGCACTAAATCTAGAACCCCCAGATGATTATGACACTCACAG TGAGATGTCAATGTCCCAATACATGGCATTAGAAGGAACCGAACACACAAAGGCTACATACCCATCTCTCGGCTTTGGGagttcattttctttcaaatttgtGGACCATAAAGGACGTGTGCATCGATTTAATTTTG GCTTTGAGAATTTATCTGAGCTTGTTTCTGCTGTTTTGCAAAGGCTGGGTGCATCAAACGATcagattttctctcaacttttg TATGAAGATGACGAAGGAGATAAAGTCCTGCTCATGACAGACTCAGATCTTGTCAGTGCTGTTAGCCATGCAAGATCAGTGGGACTAAAG GTTTTAAGATTACATCTGGATTACTATGATGCAAGTCAAGTAACGAGGAAGGTGTCGTCTGAGTCAGAGACCGCACAGAGAATTGGATTGATCTCTCTCACCACTGGGATATTCGCAGGGGCAGTTGTTTTAACAAGCATAGGAGTTTTGGTCTATCTGAAACGTACTAAGATATGA
- the LOC140962745 gene encoding CBS domain-containing protein CBSCBSPB3-like isoform X3, translating to MSGQMGPPPPRRSSTVQRRNSSTVRKSSAPPSENGAAAANGFHAKPTSPTQSSSVGERTVKKLRLSKALTIPEGTTVSDACRRMAARRVDAVLLTDANALLSGIVTDKDIATRVIAEELRPEQTIISKVMTRNPIFVNSDSLAIEALQKMVQGKFRHLPVVENGEVIALLDITKCLYDAISRMEKAAEQGSAIAAAVEGVERQFGSNFSAPSAFVETLRERMFKPSLSAIISDNSRVAIISPSDPVYVAAKMMRELRVNSVVVMTGNKIQGILTSKDILMRVVAQNLSPELTLVEKVMTQNPECVTLESTILEALHIMHDGKFLHLPVLDKDGGIAACMDVLQITQAAISMVESSSDVANDVANTVMQKFWDSALNLEPPDDYDTHSEMSMSQYMALEGTEHTKATYPSLGFGSSFSFKFVDHKGRVHRFNFVFKAGLLVLQQQHQVLVVH from the exons ATGAGTGGTCAGATGGGTCCTCCGCCGCCCAGACGCAGCAGTACGGTTCAAAGACGCAATTCATCAACCGTCAGGAAGTCGTCGGCTCCACCTTCCGAGAACGGAGCCGCTGCTGCTAATGGGTTTCACGCCAAGCCTACTTCCCCTACTCAATC TAGCTCTGTTGGGGAAAGGACAGTGAAGAAACTAAGGCTCTCTAAGGCACTTACAATTCCTGAAGGGACCACTGTGTCAGATGCCTGTAGGAGGATGGCAGCCCGGCGCGTTGATGCTGTCTTGCTAACTGATGCTAATGCTCTGCTTTCAGGAATTGTAACTGATAAG GACATTGCAACCAGAGTCATAGCTGAGGAGTTGAGGCCAGAGCAAACAATAATTTCGAAAGTGATGACAAGGAACCCAATATTTGTGAATTCAGATTCATTGGCTATTGAGGCTCTTCAGAAGATGGTTCAAG GTAAATTCCGGCACCTCCCTGTTGTTGAGAATGGAGAAGTTATAGCTCTTTTAGACATCACAAAATGTCTTTATGATGCCATATCGAGAATGGAGAAGGCTGCAGAGCAGGGAAGTGCCATTGCAGCTGCAGTTGAAGGAGTTGAACGTCAGTTCGGGAGCAATTTCTCTG CACCATCAGCTTTTGTAGAAACTCTTAGGGAACGCATGTTCAAGCCTTCTTTATCAGCTATCATTTCCGATAATTCTAG GGTTGCAATAATATCTCCATCAGATCCTGTTTATGTTGCTGCTAAAATGATGCGTGAGTTACGAGTCAATTCGGTGGTTGTCATGACAGGAAATAAGATTCAGGGGATATTAAC TTCAAAGGATATACTCATGCGAGTTGTGGCCCAAAATCTCTCTCCCGAGTTGACTTTAGTGGAAAAG GTAATGACACAGAACCCAGAATGTGTAACACTGGAGTCAACAATCCTTGAAGCATTGCACATAATGCATGATGGGAAATTTTTACATTTGCCTGTTCTGGATAAAG ACGGAGGTATTGCTGCCTGCATGGATGTTTTGCAGATAACTCAGGCAGCAATTTCTATG GTTGAAAGTAGCTCTGATGTTGCCAATGATGTAGCAAATACAGTGATGCAAAAGTTCTGGGATTCAGCACTAAATCTAGAACCCCCAGATGATTATGACACTCACAG TGAGATGTCAATGTCCCAATACATGGCATTAGAAGGAACCGAACACACAAAGGCTACATACCCATCTCTCGGCTTTGGGagttcattttctttcaaatttgtGGACCATAAAGGACGTGTGCATCGATTTAATTTTG TTTTTAAAGCCGGACTGTTAGTACTACAACAGCAGCATCAAGTGTTGGTGGTGCATTGA
- the LOC140963218 gene encoding uncharacterized protein, which translates to MWEIWKEIRILRQQVGSRAPVPKRGSPFSLAILKEGLPPNFRQSNVGEYDGYTDPEEHLGRFENAALLHQYSDGVSSKRHQKNYLSMFVMKQQEAETLREFVQRFNSAALEISTTIPDIMISAFTQRLTGGEFIKSLVKKPPSSYDDLLGRTEKYVNLEDAQRYRRMENRPGGSRVEGAESGSKKRGAGIEKSYGGEGVKGKGGEVVEGGEQCSASATGQTRRILVRKGADLPQDPVIGFGPEDLRDVVAPHNDALVVTATIANYDVARIFIDNGSSMNILFKNTLDQMKVEGFEFEPIITPLYGFAGYVIPQQGRIVLPLSLGHEPRRVTNMTTFTVVDTPSAYNGILGRPALKDFRAVASTYHQKLKFPVGKRVGVLCGDQNVARRCYEGIVKEERKRTRVEVSMIRRGRSGLPVVRKEVREVMEEEPEVIAKKNRKTHVKKKQRKIKTKKSHTRPC; encoded by the exons ATGTGGGAGATATGGAAGGAAATACGGATATTGAGGCAGCAGGTAGGAAGCCGAGCGCCGGTACCCAAGAGAGGAAGTCCTTTTTCACTAGCCATCTTGAAAGAAGGACTTCCTCCAAATTTCCGACAGTCAAATGTAGGAGAATATGACGGATATACTGACCCCGAAGAACACTTGGGGAGATTTGAGAATGCTGCTTTGTTGCATCAATATTCGGATGGAGTCAG CAGCaaaaggcatcagaaaaattatttgagcatGTTCGTGATGAAACAACAAGAGGCTGAAACTTTGCGAGAATTTGTCCAACGTTTCAACAGTGCAGCACTGGAAATATCAACGACTATccctgacatcatgataagtgccttcACACAAAGGTTGACGGGAGGAGAGTTTATCAAATCGCTGGTCAAGAAACCTCCGTCGAGCTATGATGATCTGTTAGGTCGGACGGAGAAATATGTAAACTTGGAAGATGCCCAACGGTATAGAAGGATGGAGAACCGGCCCGGAGGAAGTAGGGTGGAGGGAGCCGAAAGTGGTAGTAAGAAGAGAGGTGCGG GAATCGAGAAGAGTTATGGAGGTGAGGGAGTCAAGGGAAAAGGGGGAGAAGTCGTAGAGGGTGGAGAGCAGTGCTCGGCGTCCGCCACGGGGCAGACAAGAAGGATCCTCGTCCGGAA GGGTGCGGACCTACCCCAGGATCCTGTCATCGGTTTTGGGCCGGAAGACCTCCGAGACGTTGTGGCTCCACATAATGATGCCTTGGTGGTGACGGCCACCATTGCCAATTACGATGTGGCACGCatctttattgataatggaagctctATGAATATCTTGTTCAAGAACACTCTGGATCAGATGAAGGTGGAGGGATTTGAGTTTGAGCCAATCATTACTCCTCTATATGGGTTTGCAGGATATGTCATCCCGCAGCAGGGTCGGATTGTCCTTCCTCTATCTTTGGGACATGAGCCTCGGCGGGTAACGAATATGACAACATTTACCGTGGTGGACACTCCATCCGCTTACAATGGAATTCTGGGACGACCAGCCCTAAAGGATTTTAGAGCTGTAGCGTCCACATATCATCAGAAGCTGAAGTTTCCTGTGGGGAAGAGGGTTGGAGTCTTGTGCGGGGACCAGAATGTCGCGCGTCGGTGTTATGAAGGAATAGTGAAAGAAGAGCGAAAGAGGACACGGGTGGAGGTGAGTATGATTAGAAGGGGGAGGAGCGGGTTGCCCGTGGTGAGGAAGGAGGTTCGGGAGGTGATGGAGGAAGAACCGGAGGTCATAGCTAAGAAAAATAGGAAAactcatgttaaaaaaaaacaaaggaaaataaaaacaaaaaaatctcaTACACGCCCTTGTTGA
- the LOC140963681 gene encoding NAC transcription factor 32-like — translation MVPLSFLPEYLRVSKSLNFFLKKTKNSLVGMKGGDQELILPAGFRFHPTDEELVVHYLCRKCSDQQIDVHIIAEIDLYKFDPWDLPGMALYGEKEWYFFSPRDRKYPNGSRPNRTAGSGYWKATGADKAVGKPTTLGIKKALVFYVGKAPKGIKTNWIMHEYRLANVDRSAGKRSNLRLDDWVLCRIYNKRGILEKHYKMDHMAMNLADTDDPKAKIDATIYNLMQAPMSLPFQKMNKYLPKVQTYSSSSEHASSPEFTCEKEVQSVSHGSAFENSVDLQHTYLGGFQDDDPFGSQMQYNNQFSTFQDIYP, via the exons ATGGTTCCTCTTTCTTTCCTTCCAGAGTACTTGCGCGTATCCAAatcgttgaatttttttttaaaaaaaacaaagaattcCCTAGTTGGAATGAAGGGTGGTGATCAGGAGTTGATTCTGCCGGCGGGATTCAGGTTCCATCCGACCGACGAGGAGCTGGTGGTGCATTACCTCTGCCGCAAGTGCTCTGACCAGCAAATTGATGTTCATATCATTGCTGAGATTGATCTGTATAAGTTCGATCCATGGGACCTTCCTG GTATGGCACTGTATGGTGAAAAAGAATGGTACTTCTTTTCTCCAAGAGATCGAAAGTACCCGAATGGTTCACGGCCCAACCGGACAGCCGGATCCGGTTACTGGAAGGCAACTGGAGCTGATAAGGCGGTTGGGAAGCCTACAACACTCGGGATAAAGAAGGCTTTGGTGTTTTATGTCGGAAAAGCTCCAAAGGGTATCAAGACTAATTGGATTATGCATGAATATCGTCTAGCTAACGTGGACAGATCTGCTGGAAAGAGAAGCAACTTGAGG CTTGATGATTGGGTATTATGTCGAATATACAACAAAAGAGGAATTCTTGAAAAGCATTACAAAATGGATCATATGGCAATGAATTTAGCTGACACTGATGATCCAAAGGCAAAGATTGATGCAACAATATATAACCTAATGCAGGCGCCTATGTCCTTGCCATTTCAAAAGATGAATAAGTATTTACCTAAGGTTCAGACGTATTCGAGCAGCTCAGAGCATGCATCGTCACCCGAGTTTACGTGCGAGAAAGAGGTTCAAAGTGTGTCTCATGGTAGTGCATTTGAAAATTCCGTTGATTTACAACACACTTACTTGGGTGGTTTTCAAGATGATGATCCTTTTGGCTCCCAGATGCAGTATAATAATCAATTCTCTACGTTTCAAGACATTTATCCTTAG
- the LOC140963055 gene encoding nuclear intron maturase 2, mitochondrial-like, whose protein sequence is MHRTVMVFCRRALRSRATVLSPNHRHYVLLHPQLTNAVNLRNNRGFFLSRALSTSTYYRRVPDPDDPATLIKGDGIAVCSQMWIENFREPEKTITNLTNYLRRFELWVLAYQKVCADEMGAYMPRSSITRAALENLLALRNAVLDSKFKWGARLEFFVKSPKDKTEYESLSKRKIKAILTTTQPAAFQDRIVQEVLFMILEPVYEARFSQKSFAFRPGRNAQTVLRVIRRNFAGYLWYIKGDLSTVLDGMKIGMVISALMRDVRDKKVVDLIKAALTTPVITSKIHDGEKKKKTKRKYQKKRVLAEDEPKPDPYWLITFFGFAPEEAEIVPSWGHCGILSPLLANICLDELDRWMESKIKEFYRPSTRDVIWNSPDGNAEQGNTSWPEFVPTSGPDKTRKIDYIRYGGHILIGVRGPRADAATLRKQLIEFCDQKYMLKLDNESLPIEHITKGIMFLDHVLCRRVVYPTLRYTATGGKIISEKGVGTLLSVTASLKQCIKQFRKLSFLKGDRDPDPQPCFRMFHATQAHTNAQMNKFLTTMAEWYRYADNRKKIVNFCSYILRGSLAKLYAAKYKLRSRAKVYKIGSRNLSRPLKEKKGQSPEYHNLLRMGLVESIDGLQYTRMSLVPETDYTPFPANWRPDHEKALLEFIGLEDSRTLDEQRDCLKEQGLISPQDYISMLVWNYKKNAISVDNLSFTRISENELNNEEALLSDSNDESNERMDNEEEKIERIHVAQM, encoded by the coding sequence ATGCATCGAACTGTGATGGTGTTTTGCCGCAGAGCACTCAGAAGTAGAGCCACAGTTTTGTCTCCAAATCACCGCCACTACGTGTTGCTTCATCCTCAATTGACAAATGCAGTCAACCTAAGAAATAATCGTGGGTTTTTTCTATCAAGAGCACTTAGCACTTCTACTTATTATAGGCGAGTGCCTGACCCGGATGACCCGGCCACCTTGATTAAGGGGGACGGTATTGCAGTTTGTTCTCAAATGTGGATTGAAAACTTCAGAGAACCCGAGAAAACTATTACCAATTTGACGAATTATTTGAGGAGATTTGAATTGTGGGTTTTGGCGTACCAAAAGGTTTGTGCTGATGAGATGGGTGCGTACATGCCACGAAGTTCCATCACACGCGCTGCTCTGGAGAATTTGTTGGCCCTACGTAATGCAGTTCTTGATAGTAAGTTCAAGTGGGGAGCTAGGTTAGAGTTTTTTGTCAAGTCACCAAAGGATAAGACAGAATATGAGTCTTTGTCGAAGAGGAAGATCAAGGCAATCTTGACAACTACGCAGCCAGCTGCTTTTCAAGATAGGATTGTCCAAGAGGTATTATTCATGATTTTGGAGCCAGTTTATGAGGCTAGGTTCTCGCAGAAGTCATTTGCGTTTCGGCCAGGCAGGAATGCCCAAACAGTTCTGAGGGTGATTAGGCGGAACTTTGCAGGGTACTTGTGGTATATAAAGGGGGATTTGAGTACAGTGTTGGATGGAATGAAAATTGGTATGGTTATTAGTGCTTTAATGAGGGACGTTAGGGATAAGAAAGTGGTTGATTTGATAAAGGCAGCGTTGACCACACCTGTTATCACTAGTAAGATTCATGATggggagaagaagaagaagactaAAAGAAAGTATCAAAAAAAGAGAGTTCTGGCAGAAGATGAGCCGAAGCCTGATCCGTATTGGTTGATAACCTTCTTTGGGTTTGCACCAGAGGAGGCCGAAATAGTTCCTTCATGGGGCCATTGTGGAATCCTAAGTCCTCTTTTGGCTAACATATGCCTGGATGAATTGGACCGTTGGATGGAAAGtaaaattaaagaattttatAGACCATCTACCAGAGATGTCATATGGAACTCTCCTGATGGGAATGCAGAACAAGGCAATACGTCTTGGCCGGAATTTGTGCCAACAAGTGGCCCAGATAAGACTCGGAAGATTGACTATATCCGCTATGGTGGTCACATTTTGATTGGAGTCAGGGGACCGAGGGCCGATGCAGCAACTCTTAGAAAGCAGTTGATAGAATTCTGTGACCAGAAGTATATGCTGAAACTTGACAACGAGAGCCTCCCGATTGAGCACATTACTAAAGGGATCATGTTTCTTGACCATGTATTATGCCGAAGGGTTGTCTACCCTACTCTAAGATATACGGCTACTGGTGGAAAAATAATCAGTGAGAAGGGTGTCGGGACACTGTTGTCAGTCACTGCAAGCTTGAAGCAGTGCATCAAACAGTTTAGGAAGCTGAGCTTTCTGAAGGGAGATAGGGATCCAGATCCACAACCTTGCTTTAGAATGTTTCATGCTACCCAGGCTCACACAAACGCTCAGATGAACAAGTTCTTGACCACAATGGCTGAGTGGTATCGATATGCAGACAATAGGAAGAAAATCGTTAATTTTTGCTCTTACATCCTTAGAGGTTCACTTGCAAAGCTCTATGCTGCTAAGTACAAGCTAAGGTCACGAGCAAAGGTTTACAAGATTGGTTCTCGGAATTTGAGTCGCCCTTTGAAGGAAAAGAAAGGGCAGTCGCCTGAGTACCATAATTTACTTAGAATGGGTCTTGTGGAATCAATTGATGGGCTTCAATACACCCGAATGTCTCTTGTACCAGAGACTGACTATACCCCATTTCCAGCTAACTGGAGGCCAGATCACGAGAAAGCATTGCTCGAATTTATTGGGCTTGAAGACTCTCGAACTCTTGATGAGCAACGTGACTGCCTTAAAGAACAAGGTCTGATTTCACCTCAAGATTACATTTCGATGCTAGTATGGAATTATAAAAAGAACGCAATTTCTGTGGACAATCTTTCCTTTACCCGAATCAGTGAGAATGAACTGAACAATGAAGAGGCTTTATTGTCGGATTCAAATGATGAATCAAATGAAAGAATGGacaatgaagaagaaaagatagAAAGGATTCATGTTGCACAAATGTAA